The Apodemus sylvaticus chromosome 22, mApoSyl1.1, whole genome shotgun sequence genome includes a region encoding these proteins:
- the LOC127672981 gene encoding inactive 2'-5'-oligoadenylate synthase 1D-like, giving the protein MSRELFRIPVWRLDEFIKNHLIPDTAFLADFRADVDFISAFLMDRCFQGATHPVRVSRVVMGGSYDEHTALKGRSEANMVVFLNNLTSFEEQLKRRGEFIEEIQEHLCQLQQEEQFREKFEVRRSEQPNARSLSFKLSYPEFQQEVEFDVQPAHDVLYELRNLQHFDPSNYSKIYAQLIHECTTLEKEGEFSICFTDLHQSFLTQRAPKLWNLIRLTKHWYQLCEEKLRQPLPPRYALELLTIYAWECGVISTMELHTAQCFRTVLELITKYGYLRVYWTWCYDFKHEFRDYLYGQLQKHSPLILDPADPTRNVAGSDLLAWELLAREAQYWLKSTFFRAADLSFVNAWQVSPEKQECVFL; this is encoded by the exons ATGTCGAGGGAACTCTTCAGAATCCCAGTCTGGAGGCTGGACGAGTTCATAAAGAATCACCTTATTCCCGACACCGCCTTCTTAGCTGATTTCAGAGCAGATGTGGACTTCATAAGTGCTTTCCTGATGGATAGATGCTTCCAAGGTGCCACCCACCCTGTAAGGGTCTCCAGGGTTGTGATG GGCGGCTCCTACGATGAACACACCGCACTCAAGGGCAGGTCAGAGGCCAACATGGTGGTGTTCCTTAACAACCTCACCAGCTTTGAGGAGCAGTTAAAGCGAAGGGGAGAGTTCATTGAGGAAATTCAGGAACACCTGTGCCAGCTGCAGCAGGAGGAACAATTTAGAGAGAAGTTTGAGGTCCGGAGGTCAGAGCAGCCCAACGCCAGGTCCCTGAGCTTCAAGCTGAGCTACCCCGAGTTCCAGCAGGAGGTGGAATTTGATGTGCAGCCAGCCCATGATGTCCTGT ATGAACTGAGAAACCTCCAGCACTTTGACCCCAGTAACTACAGCAAAATCTACGCCCAACTCATCCATGAGTGCACCACCTTGGAGAAGGAGGGCGAGTTCTCCATCTGCTTCACTGACCTCCATCAGAGCTTCCTGACGCAGCGTGCACCCAAGCTGTGGAATCTCATCCGTCTGACCAAGCACTGGTATCAGCTG TGTGAGGAGAAGCTGAGGCAGCCACTGCCCCCACGGTACGCCCTCGAGCTGCTCACAATCTATGCCTGGGAATGCGGGGTCATCAGCACGATGGAACTACATACAGCCCAGTGCTTCCGAACTGTCTTAGAACTGATCACTAAGTATGGGTATCTTCGAGTCTACTGGACATGGTGTTATGACTTTAAACATGAGTTCCGTGACTACCTGTACGGACAGCTCCAAAAACACAG TCCTCTGATCCTGGACCCGGCTGACCCAACAAGGAACGTGGCTGGTTCAGACTTACTGGCCTGGGAACTGCTGGCAAGAGAGGCTCAGTACTGGCTGAAGTCGACTTTCTTTCGGGCCGCTGATTTATCCTTTGTGAATGCCTGGCAAGTGTCG CCAGAGAAACAAGAATGTGTCTTCCTGTGA